In Sphingomonas psychrotolerans, the following proteins share a genomic window:
- a CDS encoding coniferyl aldehyde dehydrogenase, protein MHNILDRQRAAFMGELPVSLATRKDRLERAIAMISENATRFCDALSEDFGHRSREQSMIADIAASIGPLRHARKHVGRWSKSERKPVMFPLGLLGGRAWIEYQPKGVVGVIAPWNFPVNLVMSPLAGVLAAGNRAMVKTSEFTPVIAALFEELAPRYFAPEEVAFVSGGPEIGKAFAELPFDHLLFTGATGIAKHILHAAADNLTPVTLELGGKSPVVVGRSADIVQATERVAMGKMLNAGQICLAPDYMLVPAEKEEEVVAGLTRAASAMYPTLLVNSDYTAVINDRHHARLSAWIEDARAKGAEVIAVNPANEDFAASNSRKMPLHIIRGATDEMTVMQEEIFGPILPVRSYVHIDDAIAEVNRRDRPLALYYFGSDGGERRQVLDRTISGGVTLDDVIFHVSQEDLPFGGIGPSGTGAYHGEAGFRTFSHVRSIYRQPRLDVAKLAGMKPPYGKATWATIKRQMK, encoded by the coding sequence ATGCACAATATCCTCGATCGCCAACGCGCCGCATTCATGGGCGAACTGCCGGTGTCACTTGCAACGCGCAAGGACCGGCTCGAGCGTGCGATCGCGATGATTTCCGAGAATGCTACGCGCTTCTGCGATGCGCTCTCCGAGGATTTCGGGCATCGCAGCCGCGAGCAATCGATGATCGCCGATATCGCCGCGTCGATCGGGCCGCTCCGCCACGCGCGCAAGCATGTCGGGCGCTGGTCGAAAAGCGAGCGCAAGCCGGTGATGTTCCCGCTCGGGCTGCTCGGCGGGCGGGCATGGATCGAATATCAGCCCAAGGGCGTGGTGGGGGTCATCGCGCCGTGGAATTTCCCGGTGAACCTCGTGATGAGCCCGCTTGCCGGCGTGCTCGCCGCGGGCAATCGCGCTATGGTCAAGACCAGCGAGTTCACGCCGGTGATAGCCGCGTTGTTCGAGGAACTCGCGCCGCGCTATTTCGCGCCGGAGGAAGTGGCGTTCGTCAGCGGCGGCCCCGAGATCGGCAAGGCGTTCGCCGAACTCCCCTTCGATCATCTGCTGTTCACCGGCGCGACGGGGATCGCGAAGCACATCCTGCATGCCGCCGCGGACAATCTCACTCCCGTCACGCTGGAGCTCGGCGGCAAATCCCCGGTGGTGGTCGGTCGCTCGGCGGACATTGTGCAGGCGACCGAGCGGGTCGCGATGGGCAAGATGCTCAACGCCGGGCAGATCTGCCTCGCGCCCGATTACATGCTGGTGCCCGCGGAGAAGGAAGAAGAGGTGGTCGCCGGCCTGACCCGCGCCGCCTCCGCGATGTATCCGACCTTGCTCGTCAATTCCGATTATACCGCGGTCATCAACGACCGCCATCATGCCCGCCTGAGTGCCTGGATCGAGGATGCGCGCGCCAAGGGCGCCGAGGTGATTGCAGTCAATCCGGCGAACGAGGATTTCGCCGCCTCGAATTCGCGCAAGATGCCGCTCCACATCATCCGCGGCGCTACCGACGAGATGACGGTAATGCAGGAAGAGATTTTCGGCCCCATCCTGCCGGTGCGCAGCTATGTCCATATCGACGACGCGATCGCCGAAGTGAACCGGCGCGATCGGCCGCTGGCGCTCTATTATTTCGGCAGCGACGGCGGTGAGCGGCGACAGGTGCTCGACCGAACAATCTCGGGCGGGGTGACGCTCGACGACGTGATCTTCCATGTCAGCCAGGAAGATCTGCCCTTCGGCGGCATCGGCCCCTCGGGCACCGGCGCCTATCATGGCGAAGCGGGCTTCCGCACCTTCAGCCATGTGCGCAGCATCTACCGGCAGCCGCGGCTCGACGTGGCGAAGCTGGCGGGGATGAAGCCACCTTACGGCAAGGCCACCTGGGCGACGATCAAGCGGCAGATGAAGTAA
- a CDS encoding 2-hydroxyacid dehydrogenase, with protein sequence MAQTARPSRPRVAVTRTLPEAIEARMAELFDLAPNADDRPMDRAALAAAMADVDVFVPTVTDRIDAELLAAAPARLRLIANYGTGVGHIDLKAARDRGIAVTNTPGVLTEDTADMAMALILAAPRRLIEGDKLVRSGEWTGWRPTGMRGHRIGGKKLGILGMGRIGQAVAQRARAFGLQIHYHNRHRIPEVAEAQLGAIFHADLDAMLDAVDILTIHTPHTASTAGLVDAQRLDLLGPTGWLINTARGEIIDPEALVAALTEGRIAGAGLDVYVNEPAVDPRLIALDNVVLLPHLGSATFEGREAMGRKVIANIRSWVDGHRPPDQVLDGWL encoded by the coding sequence ATGGCACAAACCGCGCGCCCTTCCCGCCCCCGAGTGGCCGTCACCCGGACGCTTCCGGAGGCGATCGAGGCACGGATGGCCGAATTATTCGATCTCGCGCCCAATGCGGACGACCGACCGATGGACCGCGCAGCGCTGGCCGCCGCGATGGCCGATGTCGATGTCTTCGTCCCCACCGTCACCGACCGGATCGACGCCGAGCTGCTAGCCGCGGCGCCCGCACGGCTGCGGCTGATCGCCAATTACGGCACCGGCGTGGGCCATATCGACCTCAAGGCCGCGCGCGATCGCGGCATCGCCGTCACCAACACCCCGGGCGTGCTGACCGAGGATACCGCCGACATGGCGATGGCGCTGATCCTCGCCGCGCCGCGCCGGCTGATCGAAGGCGACAAACTGGTCCGCTCCGGCGAATGGACCGGCTGGCGGCCGACCGGCATGCGCGGACACCGCATCGGCGGCAAGAAGCTCGGCATCCTCGGCATGGGCCGGATCGGCCAGGCGGTGGCGCAGCGCGCGCGCGCCTTCGGTCTCCAGATCCATTATCATAACCGCCACCGCATTCCCGAAGTCGCGGAGGCACAGCTCGGCGCGATCTTCCATGCCGATCTCGATGCGATGCTGGACGCGGTCGACATCCTGACCATCCATACTCCGCACACCGCAAGCACCGCCGGGCTGGTCGATGCGCAACGGCTCGATCTGCTCGGCCCGACCGGGTGGCTGATCAACACCGCGCGCGGTGAGATCATCGATCCCGAGGCATTGGTCGCGGCGCTGACCGAGGGCCGCATCGCCGGCGCCGGGCTCGACGTCTATGTGAACGAACCCGCGGTCGATCCGCGGCTGATCGCGCTCGACAATGTCGTGCTGCTCCCCCATCTCGGCTCCGCCACCTTCGAGGGACGCGAGGCGATGGGGCGCAAGGTGATCGCCAATATCCGCTCATGGGTCGACGGCCATCGCCCGCCCGATCAGGTCCTCGACGGCTGGCTCTAG
- a CDS encoding NAD(P)H-dependent flavin oxidoreductase, translating into MFKGLTPINYNGREVWPLVEGGKGVAATNHASAGAWAAAGGIGTVSAVNADSYDAEGKIIPQIYRALTRRERHEELVEYAIEGAVTQVKKAFEIAGGKGAVNINVLWEMGGAQRILHGVLERTRGMVAGVTCGAGMPYKLSEITASYGVSYLPIVSSGRAFRALWKRAYSKASEWLAAVVYEDPWLAGGHNGLSNAEDPLVPQDPYPRVRDLRATMREGGISDDVPIVMAGGVWYLRDWSDWIDNPELGKIAFQFGTRPLLTKESPIPEGWKNELMKLEEGDILLHRFSPTGFYSSAVRNPFLRSLEARSERQIAYSTEHAGDHIFQLDVGVKGKNFWVTRNDLLRAREWFGLGFTSALKTPDNTLVFVSEEEKGVIRKDQADCMGCLSQCQFSAWADSETNSTGRLADPRSFCIQKTLQDIAHGGPVEQNLMFAGHGAYQFKRDPFYSNGFVPTVKQLVDRILTGD; encoded by the coding sequence TTGTTCAAGGGTCTGACACCTATCAACTATAACGGCCGCGAAGTCTGGCCGCTGGTCGAGGGTGGCAAGGGTGTGGCGGCCACGAATCACGCCAGCGCTGGCGCCTGGGCGGCGGCGGGCGGCATCGGCACGGTGAGCGCAGTCAACGCCGACAGCTATGACGCCGAAGGCAAGATCATTCCGCAAATCTATCGCGCGCTGACCCGGCGCGAGCGCCACGAGGAACTGGTCGAGTACGCGATCGAAGGCGCCGTCACCCAGGTCAAAAAGGCGTTCGAAATTGCTGGCGGTAAAGGCGCGGTCAACATCAACGTGCTGTGGGAAATGGGCGGTGCGCAGCGGATCCTGCACGGCGTGCTGGAGCGTACGCGCGGAATGGTCGCGGGCGTGACCTGCGGCGCGGGAATGCCCTACAAGCTCAGCGAGATTACGGCGTCTTACGGCGTGAGCTATCTGCCGATCGTCAGTTCGGGCCGCGCCTTCCGGGCGCTGTGGAAGCGGGCCTATTCCAAGGCTTCGGAATGGCTGGCGGCGGTGGTCTATGAGGATCCATGGCTCGCCGGCGGGCATAACGGTCTGTCCAATGCCGAGGACCCGCTGGTCCCGCAGGATCCCTATCCGCGGGTTCGCGACCTGCGCGCGACGATGCGCGAGGGCGGCATCTCGGACGACGTGCCGATCGTGATGGCCGGCGGCGTCTGGTATCTGCGCGACTGGAGCGACTGGATCGACAATCCCGAGCTCGGCAAGATAGCCTTCCAGTTCGGGACGCGGCCGTTGCTTACCAAGGAAAGCCCGATTCCCGAGGGCTGGAAGAACGAGCTGATGAAGCTGGAGGAGGGCGACATCCTGCTTCACCGCTTCTCGCCGACCGGCTTCTATTCGTCGGCGGTGCGCAATCCGTTCCTGCGCAGTCTCGAGGCGCGATCGGAGCGCCAGATCGCCTATTCGACCGAGCATGCGGGGGATCATATTTTCCAGCTCGACGTTGGTGTGAAGGGCAAGAATTTCTGGGTGACGCGCAACGATCTGCTGCGCGCGCGCGAATGGTTCGGGCTGGGCTTCACCTCGGCGCTCAAGACCCCCGACAACACCCTCGTCTTCGTCAGCGAGGAAGAGAAAGGCGTCATCCGCAAGGATCAGGCCGATTGCATGGGCTGCCTCAGCCAGTGCCAGTTTTCAGCCTGGGCCGACTCGGAGACCAATTCGACCGGCCGGCTCGCAGATCCGCGCAGCTTCTGCATCCAGAAGACACTGCAGGACATCGCACATGGCGGACCGGTCGAGCAGAATCTGATGTTCGCGGGGCACGGCGCGTATCAGTTCAAACGCGACCCGTTTTATTCGAACGGGTTCGTGCCGACGGTGAAGCAGCTGGTCGACCGGATTCTGACGGGGGATTGA
- a CDS encoding glycosyltransferase family 4 protein yields the protein MPIHILHLHSTFNHGGKEARAVRLMNAFGERARHTIVSAMPEQLGARDAIATGIKYEIAQNPPPLSGKPSVKRYEEIARFMRRFDLVLTYNWGAIDGVMAARVFGKGLPPIVHHEDGFNQDEAERLNPVRNMYRRIALPAANALIVPSAVLERVALKHWRQPAERVHRIANGVPTALYANKPDAKLIPQLQNRREGEVFIGCVAGLRPVKDLPMLVRAVAGVNARFKLVILGEGPERQNILDQAEAMAIEDQVILPGFLPEPHRYMGLFDIYAMSSKSEQAPISVLEAMAAGLPVVSTRVGDIPVMVSPENVPFLAPRHHEVDLRDRIDTLARNPDSMRYIGQQNRARACALFDEAQMVASYARLYGEAMGRPGVLG from the coding sequence ATGCCCATCCACATCCTTCACCTCCACTCGACCTTCAACCATGGCGGCAAGGAAGCGCGTGCCGTGCGACTGATGAATGCGTTCGGGGAGCGCGCGCGGCATACCATCGTCTCGGCGATGCCCGAGCAACTCGGTGCGCGCGATGCGATCGCCACGGGCATCAAATACGAGATCGCGCAGAACCCGCCGCCGCTCTCCGGCAAGCCGTCGGTCAAACGCTATGAGGAGATTGCGCGGTTCATGCGGCGCTTCGATCTGGTGCTGACCTATAATTGGGGCGCGATCGACGGGGTGATGGCGGCGCGGGTGTTCGGCAAGGGGCTGCCGCCGATCGTCCACCACGAGGACGGCTTCAACCAGGACGAGGCCGAGCGGCTCAATCCGGTGCGCAACATGTATCGCCGGATCGCGCTGCCCGCGGCCAACGCGCTGATCGTGCCCAGCGCGGTGCTCGAGAGGGTAGCGTTGAAGCATTGGCGCCAGCCGGCGGAGCGGGTTCATCGTATCGCAAACGGGGTGCCGACCGCGCTCTATGCGAACAAGCCGGACGCGAAGTTGATTCCGCAGCTGCAGAACCGCCGGGAAGGCGAGGTGTTCATCGGCTGCGTCGCGGGCCTCAGGCCGGTGAAGGATTTGCCGATGCTGGTGCGCGCCGTCGCCGGCGTCAATGCACGCTTCAAGCTGGTGATTCTCGGGGAAGGACCCGAACGCCAGAACATCCTCGATCAGGCCGAGGCCATGGCGATCGAGGATCAGGTGATTCTCCCCGGCTTCCTGCCCGAGCCGCATCGCTATATGGGACTGTTCGACATCTATGCGATGTCGTCGAAGAGCGAGCAGGCGCCGATCTCGGTGCTGGAGGCAATGGCGGCGGGACTGCCGGTGGTGTCGACGCGGGTCGGCGACATTCCGGTGATGGTTTCGCCCGAGAATGTGCCGTTCCTCGCGCCACGCCACCACGAAGTCGACCTGCGCGATCGGATCGACACGCTGGCGCGCAATCCGGATTCTATGCGTTATATCGGCCAACAGAACCGCGCGCGTGCTTGTGCGTTATTCGATGAAGCGCAGATGGTCGCCTCGTACGCGCGGCTATATGGCGAAGCGATGGGACGGCCGGGTGTGTTAGGGTAA
- a CDS encoding prepilin peptidase — MRIEPWLWPLLLGVLGLVFGSFIATVAIRWPDGRSPLRGRSQCDGCGKELTARELVPVISFVLQRGRCRGCDAPIHPGHLVTELTGMAIGVVAGLLVPGIGGVAGAVFGWLLLTLAALDLAAFWLPNLLTGALAAAGLATGLLGIAPPMDARLIGGIGGFAALAAVAAGYRVVRGRQGLGGGDPKLFGAIGCWLGWHALPLVLLAAALIGIAAVLGFMSAGHKVTGTDRLPFGVMLAAAAWAVWLGQALA, encoded by the coding sequence ATGCGGATTGAGCCGTGGCTGTGGCCGCTGCTGCTCGGGGTGCTCGGCCTCGTCTTCGGCAGCTTCATCGCCACCGTCGCGATCCGTTGGCCGGACGGGCGTTCGCCGCTGCGGGGACGATCGCAGTGCGATGGGTGCGGCAAGGAGCTGACTGCGCGCGAACTGGTGCCGGTGATTAGCTTCGTGCTCCAGCGCGGGCGTTGCCGGGGCTGCGACGCGCCGATCCATCCCGGCCACCTCGTGACCGAACTGACCGGCATGGCGATCGGTGTGGTCGCCGGATTGCTCGTGCCGGGCATCGGCGGCGTCGCCGGAGCGGTGTTCGGCTGGCTGTTACTCACGCTGGCGGCACTCGACCTCGCTGCCTTCTGGCTGCCCAATCTGCTCACCGGCGCGCTTGCCGCGGCGGGCCTGGCGACCGGACTGCTCGGCATCGCACCCCCGATGGATGCCCGGCTGATCGGCGGAATCGGCGGCTTCGCGGCACTGGCGGCGGTCGCGGCGGGCTATCGGGTGGTGCGCGGACGACAGGGGCTGGGCGGGGGCGATCCCAAGCTGTTCGGGGCGATCGGCTGCTGGCTCGGCTGGCACGCGCTGCCTCTGGTGCTGCTCGCCGCCGCGTTGATCGGGATCGCGGCCGTGCTTGGTTTTATGAGCGCGGGGCACAAGGTGACCGGGACTGATCGGCTGCCGTTCGGCGTGATGCTGGCTGCCGCTGCCTGGGCGGTGTGGCTGGGTCAGGCACTGGCCTAG
- a CDS encoding SH3 domain-containing protein, with amino-acid sequence MRLAGWILPGIVALGLTVPALAQRKPPYWVSIDVDKAHLRTGPGRNYPASWLYKRRELPLKVLDIYGEWRKVEDPGGTQGWMLRNFLDERRTAIVVGAVTELRATPQLAAHINWRVAPGVVGRISKCASNWCRFDVGGRAGYIEQSHLWGVEPGEVLN; translated from the coding sequence ATGCGGCTGGCGGGTTGGATATTGCCGGGGATCGTGGCGCTGGGGCTGACCGTGCCTGCGCTCGCGCAGCGCAAGCCGCCTTATTGGGTGTCGATCGATGTCGACAAGGCCCATCTGCGCACCGGACCCGGGCGCAACTATCCGGCGAGCTGGCTCTACAAGCGGCGCGAACTGCCGCTCAAGGTGCTCGACATCTATGGCGAGTGGCGCAAGGTCGAGGATCCCGGCGGCACCCAGGGCTGGATGCTGCGCAACTTCCTCGACGAGCGCCGCACGGCTATCGTCGTCGGCGCCGTGACCGAACTGCGCGCCACGCCGCAGCTCGCCGCGCACATCAACTGGCGAGTCGCGCCAGGCGTGGTCGGCCGGATCAGCAAATGCGCGAGCAACTGGTGTCGCTTCGACGTCGGCGGCCGCGCCGGCTATATCGAGCAGTCGCACCTTTGGGGTGTCGAGCCGGGCGAAGTGCTGAACTAG
- a CDS encoding MarR family winged helix-turn-helix transcriptional regulator: protein MPKTLKLDEFLPYRLSIASNTVSDAVASAYRTLFGLRIPEWRLVAVLAEGGAMSQQALCGRTRMDKVTVSRAAIALAERGLIQRGANPDDQRSHLLTLSQQGWALYEQVAPKALEFEQRIFDTLSDTERTQLRAMLERIEVAAIALDRGVD, encoded by the coding sequence ATGCCGAAGACGCTAAAACTCGACGAATTTTTGCCCTATCGACTCTCGATCGCATCCAACACGGTGTCGGATGCGGTTGCCAGCGCCTATCGGACGCTCTTCGGTCTGCGCATCCCCGAGTGGCGGCTGGTGGCGGTGCTGGCCGAAGGCGGGGCGATGAGCCAGCAGGCTTTATGTGGGCGCACGCGGATGGACAAGGTGACGGTTAGCCGCGCCGCGATCGCGCTGGCCGAGCGCGGGCTGATCCAGCGCGGCGCCAATCCCGACGATCAACGCTCGCACCTGCTGACCTTGTCGCAACAAGGCTGGGCGCTCTACGAGCAGGTCGCGCCCAAGGCGCTCGAGTTCGAGCAGCGCATCTTCGATACGCTGTCCGACACGGAGCGGACCCAGCTGCGTGCGATGCTCGAACGGATCGAGGTCGCGGCGATCGCGCTCGATCGCGGGGTTGATTAG
- a CDS encoding acetyl-CoA C-acyltransferase, whose protein sequence is MSADDIVIASYARTPMGSFQGCLTDASATDLGATAVGAAVERAGLKGDAIERIYMGCVLPAGLGQAPARQAALNAGLPNHIEATTINKMCGSGMQAAIMAAEALAAGSVDLLVAGGMESMTNAPYLSLRHRSGARIGHDVLKDHMYLDGLEDAYEPGRLMGSFAEETAQEYQFTRQAQDDFAIASLERAQKAQRSGGFDREIVPVEVKGRKGITTITLDEQPAKGDIAKIPTLKPAFSKEGTITAANASSISDGAAALVMTRMSVADRLGLTPVARVVAHAGHAHAPARFATAPVFAMRKALEKAGWQIGDVDLFEVNEAFACVAMIAMRDLGIAHDVLNVHGGACALGHPIGASGARVLATLLSALETHGQKRGLASLCIGGGEATAMAVELLD, encoded by the coding sequence ATGTCCGCCGACGATATCGTCATCGCTTCCTATGCGCGCACCCCGATGGGCAGCTTCCAGGGCTGCCTGACCGATGCCAGCGCGACCGATCTCGGCGCGACGGCGGTGGGCGCGGCGGTCGAGCGTGCCGGGCTCAAGGGCGACGCGATCGAGCGGATCTACATGGGCTGCGTGCTGCCCGCCGGGCTCGGCCAGGCGCCGGCGCGCCAGGCAGCACTCAACGCCGGCCTGCCCAATCATATCGAAGCGACGACGATCAACAAGATGTGCGGATCGGGGATGCAGGCGGCGATCATGGCGGCCGAGGCACTGGCCGCGGGCTCGGTCGATCTGCTCGTCGCCGGGGGCATGGAGAGCATGACCAACGCGCCCTATCTCTCGCTGCGCCACCGTTCGGGCGCGCGGATCGGGCATGACGTGCTCAAGGACCATATGTACCTCGACGGGCTCGAGGACGCCTATGAACCCGGCCGGCTGATGGGCAGCTTCGCCGAGGAGACGGCGCAGGAGTACCAGTTCACGCGTCAGGCGCAGGACGACTTCGCGATCGCGTCGCTGGAGCGTGCGCAGAAGGCGCAGCGATCGGGCGGGTTCGACCGCGAGATCGTCCCGGTCGAGGTCAAGGGCCGCAAGGGCATCACCACGATCACTTTGGACGAGCAGCCGGCCAAGGGGGATATCGCGAAGATCCCGACCCTCAAGCCGGCCTTCTCGAAGGAGGGCACGATCACTGCGGCCAATGCCTCGTCGATCTCGGACGGCGCCGCGGCACTGGTGATGACACGGATGAGTGTCGCGGACAGACTCGGGCTCACCCCTGTGGCGCGCGTCGTGGCGCATGCCGGGCATGCCCATGCCCCCGCCCGCTTCGCCACCGCGCCGGTATTTGCGATGCGCAAGGCGCTGGAGAAAGCCGGCTGGCAGATCGGCGACGTCGATCTGTTCGAAGTAAACGAGGCCTTTGCCTGCGTCGCGATGATCGCGATGCGCGATCTCGGCATCGCGCACGACGTCCTCAACGTCCATGGCGGCGCCTGCGCGCTCGGCCATCCGATCGGTGCGAGCGGCGCGCGGGTGCTCGCCACCCTGCTCTCCGCGCTTGAGACGCACGGCCAGAAGCGCGGGCTTGCTTCGCTATGCATCGGCGGCGGCGAGGCGACCGCGATGGCAGTGGAGTTGCTCGATTGA
- a CDS encoding glutamine amidotransferase has protein sequence MKTGLIIRHTPFEGIAGFREPIEAAGYVLDRVDVTDPGFSGLDFNAPDLLLMMGGPMGVYEREAHPWIAHELERLAERIERGLPTLGVCLGAQMIAAAMGAEVRPGAVKEIGFSPVTLNDPGAVSPLRHVAEVPMLHWHGDTFDLPERVELLASTPAYPHQAFRRGPELLALQFHAEMGEDPRFEAWIENGPAFIAEAGTSPERLRDEHNAHGAAAVAAGQAMIGEWLRGL, from the coding sequence ATGAAGACCGGTCTCATCATCCGCCACACTCCCTTTGAGGGCATTGCCGGGTTCCGCGAGCCGATCGAGGCTGCGGGCTATGTCCTCGATCGCGTCGACGTCACCGATCCGGGTTTTTCGGGCCTCGACTTCAACGCACCCGACCTGCTGCTGATGATGGGCGGGCCGATGGGCGTCTATGAGCGTGAGGCGCATCCGTGGATCGCGCATGAGCTCGAGCGGCTCGCCGAGCGAATCGAGCGCGGGCTGCCCACCTTGGGCGTGTGCCTCGGCGCGCAGATGATCGCGGCGGCGATGGGCGCGGAAGTGCGGCCGGGAGCGGTGAAGGAGATCGGCTTTTCGCCGGTGACGCTCAACGATCCAGGTGCGGTGTCTCCCCTCCGACACGTCGCCGAGGTGCCGATGCTGCATTGGCACGGCGACACGTTCGATTTGCCGGAGCGCGTCGAGCTTCTCGCCTCGACGCCGGCTTACCCGCACCAGGCGTTTCGCCGCGGACCCGAACTGCTCGCGCTCCAGTTCCACGCCGAGATGGGCGAGGACCCGCGCTTCGAGGCATGGATCGAGAATGGCCCTGCCTTCATCGCTGAGGCCGGCACTTCGCCCGAGCGTCTGCGTGACGAGCACAACGCGCATGGGGCCGCGGCGGTGGCTGCGGGGCAGGCGATGATCGGCGAGTGGCTCCGCGGCCTCTGA
- a CDS encoding alpha/beta fold hydrolase: MGERRNYSDGYWWSKDGLRLHYRDYGGADDKPPVICFPGLTRNARDYAELATRLAGARRVLLVEFRGRGDSAYAKDPMSYVPLTYLQDVEALLGELGIERFVAVGTSLGGIVTMLLAATDGAKLAGAVLNDVGPELEPGGLARIRTYVGKAVWHPTWIHAARAIAENNAEVYPDYGIEDWLRMAKRLYRVNSSGRIVLDYDMKIAEPFRVPGNEAGPDMWPTIDALKDKPALVIRGERSDILSAATAEKMIARLPKGELVTVAGVGHAPTLDEPEAVAAIERLLAKVK; encoded by the coding sequence ATGGGTGAGCGGCGCAACTACAGCGATGGCTATTGGTGGTCGAAAGACGGCCTGCGGCTGCATTACCGCGATTATGGCGGGGCGGACGACAAGCCCCCGGTGATCTGCTTTCCGGGACTGACCCGCAATGCGCGCGACTATGCGGAGCTCGCCACCCGGCTGGCCGGTGCACGCCGGGTGCTGCTGGTCGAGTTCCGCGGGCGCGGCGACAGCGCCTATGCCAAGGACCCGATGTCCTATGTCCCGCTGACCTATTTGCAGGATGTCGAGGCACTGCTCGGCGAATTGGGGATCGAGCGCTTCGTCGCGGTGGGCACCTCGCTGGGCGGCATCGTCACCATGCTGCTCGCGGCGACCGACGGGGCGAAGCTGGCCGGCGCGGTGCTCAACGATGTCGGCCCCGAGCTCGAGCCCGGCGGGCTGGCGCGGATTCGCACCTATGTCGGCAAGGCGGTGTGGCACCCGACCTGGATCCACGCCGCCCGGGCGATCGCCGAGAACAATGCCGAGGTCTATCCGGATTATGGCATCGAGGACTGGCTGCGCATGGCCAAGCGGCTCTATCGGGTGAACAGCTCGGGGCGGATCGTGCTCGATTACGACATGAAGATCGCCGAGCCGTTCCGCGTTCCGGGCAACGAGGCCGGACCGGACATGTGGCCGACGATCGACGCGCTGAAAGACAAGCCGGCGCTGGTGATACGCGGCGAGCGCTCGGACATATTGAGCGCCGCGACCGCGGAGAAAATGATCGCGCGACTGCCCAAAGGCGAACTGGTGACGGTGGCGGGCGTTGGGCACGCACCGACGCTGGACGAGCCCGAGGCTGTCGCGGCGATCGAGCGGTTGTTGGCGAAGGTGAAATAG